AAAGCCACGCCAGCTCCTCCGGCGCGATCCGCTGCACTCAGCTCGATCTCGACCAGCCCGCAGGCCTTCGTCGGCCGCGCGCTGATGTCCAAAGGCCTCGCCGATGAAATACGCACGTCAGCTGCGCTGCGGCTCTCGACACCAATTTAGATCGGCACGAAGCTCGGCGTCTTGACCGCCGGCGCCGCAACCTGGCGGCGCCCTCCCGTGAGCAGTCCGGGCCGATGCCATTGCGCTGCGTCACCTCCGAAGCGTTCGTTCGCTCCCGCCTCAAAGCTCTGCGCCGACTATTGTTGGGTTTGTCGAGTTCGCAACAGGTGGTGTTTCGACCCTTGCTGTTTCGCGCTCACTTAAGTCTCTGAATAAAATGCAGAACGGTTTCAGGGGTGCCTTTCGCAGCAGTCGGCACGAGTCTTGATTTGGCAGGTGCCGCCCGAGCTCAACGAGCGATCATCTCATTCGAAGGAACAACAGTGAAGACCAACCTGTCAGCCATGGTGCATCCGAACAAAACGCATATGCAGCGTCTGGCGCGCCGCTTTGGATAGAGGCGGGAGCGGCTGACGGAGCTTTGTTGCTCCCTAGCTGCATGTCTACGCGCCTCCCGTAATTGCGAATTCCGGACGACGCTGAGCTACGCGCGCTTCTATTGGTCCCCCGAGCTGAGGCTATAAATTGAGAACGAAACAATTCGCAAGGACGGCTACGGCCGTCGCGGCCTATGCGTTGCTCGCCACGCCCAGCCAGGCCATTGAAACTTATGATGTCAGGGATTCGAACGGTGTGCCGTTTATACGGGCGCGAATATTCGGTACCGGCGACGCCCCCTATTGTTGCGAAAATGCGGAGCCGGTGTCCTCGGTGCGGAATTTGTCGCAATGGGAAACAGATCAGGCGCTGGCCGGGATTCAGTATTGGGCTGAAATCATCAAGGTTGTCCCTGGTCAATCGCCGGCCATTATCAATATCGTCGCAGACCATAGTGACAACGCGTCTGGCTTTTCCGCTTATCAGGGGGTCGTCACGAAGGTGCAGGCGGCACTCACCGGTCAGGATCCGGGCGAGCTTGACGATGGTGCGCATGGCGTGATTGGAATCGGCCAGATGGGATTCTCATCCGAGCCGTATATCCCGTCCCAAGTGTCGATGACACCCAGTACGAATCTACCAGCGGTCGTAGTGCACGAGATGGCACATGCGTTGGGCATGCTGGGCGACGGTACTAACTGGGTGTCTTTTTCCAAAACGATAGATGGGTGGACGAGCCATTGGTACGATGACAATGGCAAACAGGCTCGGCCGGGGCAGACGATTTATTGTTCCCGATGCTTGAACCCACCAGCTGCCGACGTTTTCGACCTCCGGCGCGATCAAGGCTATTTCGGTGGGAGGCACGTGAGCGAAGTGCTCGCCGGCGCCATGCCAGGTGTTCCGCTGCGATCGACGAGTGGCATGTCGCATATCGAGCTCAACAACAGTTTGATGAGCCATCAGAAATACCGGAACTACACCAATCTGATGGAGGCGGAGCTCGCAGCGCTCCAGGATCTCGGCTACACCATCGATCGGCGCAATTTCTTCGGCTACTCACTGTACGGCAGTGGCCAGACTCTGGTGAACGACAACCCCTTCTTCAGCCGCAACGCCGGTGGTACCGCCTACCTTCCGAACACCTACAATACGGCCATGCTTGGGCTGGGATTGCACGTGTATGGCAGCAATAATACGGTGGTTCAGCGCGCCGACCTGCTCTCACGCGGCGTCGGCGGTGCGGGCATCCGCGTCGACGGCGGAAACAATTCAATAACAATCCTGCCCGGGACTCGCGTCTATGCGGACGGCGCCAATGGGCGCGCCGTCATGTTCATCTACGGCAAGGATCACACATTTACCCAGCGTGGTGACGTGCAGGCTGTCGGCAACCATGGCATCGCCGCAAGCTTCGATTTCGGCAACAACGTGGTAGGGAATCGCTTCGAGTATCGTGGCTCGTACATTCACACCACGCGTAATGAACCGGCCCCAATTCTCGATGAAATCAATGGTCCGCTGGTCAGCACGTTCGACCTGACCGGACGTCTGGCTGGCAACTATGCGGCGATGTACATGTCGAACAACGCTTATGTGGGCCAGATCAATGTGATGCGTGGGGCGGTGCTATCAGGGGACATCCGTTCAGATTACGCCCAGGTTGATGGAAACGGTGCGCCGCGGCTAACAAAGTTGACGTTCGGCATAGCGCCCGATGCGAGTGGTCACTCTACAGGGCAACCAGACCCAAGCTTTGCATTTCGCTATCATGGCAATATCGTCGGACACAACAATCTGTCATTGCAATTGTTGGGCGGCAGCTCTTTTTTTACCGGACATCACGAAGTGTACGACGCGAATGTCGCGCAAAGTGCAACGCTGACTGGCAATGGCAGTTACCTGCTCAACACCGATGGCCGTTTCATCAATAGCGGCACGTTCGCGCCGCTAATCAATGGCCGTGACAACAGCATAACGGTGAAAGGCGACTTCTTACAGACCTCTAGCGGCCGCTTGCAAGTCGCACTGAACGATACTGGCGCATTCAGCCGACTCGTGGTGAACGGCAATGCAGCTGTCAACGGTACGTTCACGATTGCGCCGCAGCGTGGCTGGTATGGCAGCGGTTTCAAGTTTGCATCCAATCAGTGGTTGAACGCCACAGCTCTCACCGGTTCATTCACGAACGTGGCGACATCTCTTCAATCACCTACCCTGACAGCCGTGGCCGCGGCTCAGGGCAACAATACGTACGCTGTGACGTTCTCGCGTCCACCCGAGGCTTACTCTCGCTATGCCGCCGATTCCAACAGCCGGCAGGTGGGAGCGGCACTTGATCAAGTCGCGGGCAACGCCGCTTTAGGGTTGCACACCCTCGTCGGAGCACTCGACTTCTCCGCGCCGGACGGTACAGGGGTTACATCTGCGCTGGGTCAGCTTTCGCCAGCGGCCTATGCGTCGGCCACAGCCGAGCAGGTCAACAACAGCTTCTATGCCCGTTCGGCGGTCTACAACCGTCTGAAGCAGGCTTTCGGCGGCGCGCCATCCCACCCGATTGCGGTGATGACTTATGGGTCTGAGCAGGCTACCGGCAAATCCGGCACCGCTGTCGGTTCGATCGGACAGACGCCTCCCGGCGCTCCATCCGATGACTTGCTGCGTTACGCGGCGTGGGGCTTCGCCTTTGGTGGCTGGTCAACGCAATCAGGTGAGAGCAATGCCGCCAAGACCAAATCCACCATTGGCGGTTTCCTAACTGGTATTGATACGGCCGTCGATGACGACTGGCGTTTCGGCGTTCTTGCAGGCTACAGCCGCTCTACCTTGATAGCTAATTCTCCTCGGTCGTTCGGCAGCAGCGAGGAGTACACAGTCGGTACCTACGCCGGCACCGAGTGGGCTGCACCAAAAGGAGCTATCGCGTTCCGCTCAGGCCTGGCCTTCACATGGCACGATCTGCAGATGACCCGCAACGTTGCCTTCCCGGGCTTCAGGGACAATCTGAGCTCCGACTACGATGCACGCACCTTCCAGATCTTCGGGGAGCTCGGCTACACGGCTCACGTCAGCGACCATTCCTTGGTCGAGCCCTATGCCAATCTCGCCTATGTTCAGGGCGAAACGGACGGTTTTAGCGAGAAAGGATGGAGCGGAGCGACACTTGATATGCGCGCCGACACAATAAGAACGACCCTCTCCACCCTCGGCATCCGAGCCACTAACAGCCTTCAGTTTGGGCACGTAGCCTCGACAGTACGGACCGGCCTTGGCTGGCGCCATGCCTTTGGGGACTACATTCCGCTGTCAACAGGCAGCTTCGCTGCCGGTTCTAGCGCCTTTGCAGCTTCGGGCCTATCCATTGGCAGGGACTTGGCACTCGTAGAATCCGGTGTGGACTTCCAGCTCTCCAGCAACACGACCCTTGGCGTCGCCTATCAGGGTCAGTTCGGCTCAGGCGTCGCACAGAACAGCCTCCACGCCAACTTCAACGTGAAGTTCTGAGGACGCCGGAGGCGAGAGCTTTTGGAGGACCGGGTGTCCGGATCGACCCGGAATCCGAAGGGATCGAGGAGAAGTATAGGGCTATCATCGAGGGGTGACCCACAGATTGTCAAGGATCGACAGCGTCACGTCCCCGCGCTTGAATCGGCCTTGCACGGCTGCGCAGTCAGGTTCGGCGAGGCGCCAATGCCGCGTGCCGGCTGCCGGGGCCGCACTTGGCGAATAGCGAATAGCCCCGCTTCCAGGACCGCGTCGGTGACATCGTCCGGCAGTCCCGTGCAACTCCGAGGCAGTTTGCAGTTGCCCGCGGCAATTAGCCAGTCATGTCCAACGGTGCACTAAAAGACTGGGTGGCACTTGGAGTAAGATCAGACTCGACCGATAGTTTCAGCTCGAGATGACAATTGCATTCGCGCGTTCTGTGCGAGACCGAACAACATTGTCGGCGAGACTTCAAACAGCACAGCCTCCACGCACGCTGATTGTCGCGCAAGCCTGTGACGTTGGATAGCTTGTCAGCGCCATCGTGACTCGCATCAATGCAAGGCGCGAGCGAAATCACAAAAGCTCGCCGGATGAACAAATGGTCAAGAGCCTGGAGCAAATGGCGTCAGGTACGATGCTTGAGGACGAGAAAAGCATGCCAAGTGAGGCCGGGTGCACTGGCGGGTTACGGGTCGGGGTCGTTGGTCTGGGACATGGCTTCGTGATGGCGCAGCAGGTTCTCGCGACCAGAAAGGCGATGCTGGCAGGATTATGCGTTAAAGATCCGTCCAAACACGCTCAAAAGGCCGAATACCTTGGAGCTCCAGTCTATAACTCTATCGCGGCTTTGCTTGACAATGCCAGGCCGGACGGCGTCATCGTCGCAGCCTCGACTGACAGCCTGGTTGAGATGGCCGAGCGATGCATTGAACGAGGCGTTCCTGTCCTGCTCGAGAAACCAGGAGCTCGAGACGTGACGGAGATTGGACGCCTACAATCAGCCGTCAAATTGCGTCGAACGCCGGTGCTTGTCGGATATCACCGCAGATTCTCAAATCAAATTGGATGGCTGAAGCGCGCCATCGACGAAAAGATCGTAGGATCAATCAACCGCGCCGTTGCGCTTTGGCTGGTACGCAAGCCAGACGATTATTTTGGTTCCTGGCGCGTTGAACCGTCTGCTGGTGGCGGCATGATGATGATCAACATCGTGCACGAGATAGATACGTTTCAGCATCTTCTTGGTCCGATCTGCGAGGTGAGCGCTGTCGGTCAGGAGACGATACGTACTCGGGATGAACTCGATCATTCATGTACGATCACGGCCAAAATCGAGAACAGGATGGGCGGCGCCTGTCACCTCACCTTTATCCACT
The DNA window shown above is from Bradyrhizobium sp. ISRA464 and carries:
- a CDS encoding Gfo/Idh/MocA family oxidoreductase; protein product: MVKSLEQMASGTMLEDEKSMPSEAGCTGGLRVGVVGLGHGFVMAQQVLATRKAMLAGLCVKDPSKHAQKAEYLGAPVYNSIAALLDNARPDGVIVAASTDSLVEMAERCIERGVPVLLEKPGARDVTEIGRLQSAVKLRRTPVLVGYHRRFSNQIGWLKRAIDEKIVGSINRAVALWLVRKPDDYFGSWRVEPSAGGGMMMINIVHEIDTFQHLLGPICEVSAVGQETIRTRDELDHSCTITAKIENRMGGACHLTFIHSDLSPSPFSYENDAAENGVFHRYPKDCYLLFGATGTICFPSGEIWSTKRPGKGWTERLEHSIFADVTDNASCNPLLREVEHFLAVIEGQCNPAITLEDAASTLSVIQAIKDSMSLGRPVAPRACLAPTGTRSNGGGVLAGRRGKGG
- a CDS encoding autotransporter domain-containing protein, with amino-acid sequence MRTKQFARTATAVAAYALLATPSQAIETYDVRDSNGVPFIRARIFGTGDAPYCCENAEPVSSVRNLSQWETDQALAGIQYWAEIIKVVPGQSPAIINIVADHSDNASGFSAYQGVVTKVQAALTGQDPGELDDGAHGVIGIGQMGFSSEPYIPSQVSMTPSTNLPAVVVHEMAHALGMLGDGTNWVSFSKTIDGWTSHWYDDNGKQARPGQTIYCSRCLNPPAADVFDLRRDQGYFGGRHVSEVLAGAMPGVPLRSTSGMSHIELNNSLMSHQKYRNYTNLMEAELAALQDLGYTIDRRNFFGYSLYGSGQTLVNDNPFFSRNAGGTAYLPNTYNTAMLGLGLHVYGSNNTVVQRADLLSRGVGGAGIRVDGGNNSITILPGTRVYADGANGRAVMFIYGKDHTFTQRGDVQAVGNHGIAASFDFGNNVVGNRFEYRGSYIHTTRNEPAPILDEINGPLVSTFDLTGRLAGNYAAMYMSNNAYVGQINVMRGAVLSGDIRSDYAQVDGNGAPRLTKLTFGIAPDASGHSTGQPDPSFAFRYHGNIVGHNNLSLQLLGGSSFFTGHHEVYDANVAQSATLTGNGSYLLNTDGRFINSGTFAPLINGRDNSITVKGDFLQTSSGRLQVALNDTGAFSRLVVNGNAAVNGTFTIAPQRGWYGSGFKFASNQWLNATALTGSFTNVATSLQSPTLTAVAAAQGNNTYAVTFSRPPEAYSRYAADSNSRQVGAALDQVAGNAALGLHTLVGALDFSAPDGTGVTSALGQLSPAAYASATAEQVNNSFYARSAVYNRLKQAFGGAPSHPIAVMTYGSEQATGKSGTAVGSIGQTPPGAPSDDLLRYAAWGFAFGGWSTQSGESNAAKTKSTIGGFLTGIDTAVDDDWRFGVLAGYSRSTLIANSPRSFGSSEEYTVGTYAGTEWAAPKGAIAFRSGLAFTWHDLQMTRNVAFPGFRDNLSSDYDARTFQIFGELGYTAHVSDHSLVEPYANLAYVQGETDGFSEKGWSGATLDMRADTIRTTLSTLGIRATNSLQFGHVASTVRTGLGWRHAFGDYIPLSTGSFAAGSSAFAASGLSIGRDLALVESGVDFQLSSNTTLGVAYQGQFGSGVAQNSLHANFNVKF